From the genome of Pseudomonadota bacterium, one region includes:
- a CDS encoding methyltransferase → MVMTRLGVPDLLVSRPLDAETLAERTGTNADAMYRLMRALASEGLYTVDGETVFEYFSD, encoded by the coding sequence ATGGTGATGACCCGCCTGGGCGTGCCGGATCTGCTCGTGTCAAGACCGCTCGACGCCGAGACGCTGGCAGAGCGAACGGGCACCAATGCCGACGCCATGTACCGCTTGATGCGGGCCCTGGCCAGCGAGGGGCTGTACACGGTCGACGGCGAGACTGTGTTCGAGTACTTCAGCGAC